In Burkholderiales bacterium, a single genomic region encodes these proteins:
- a CDS encoding AAA family ATPase, translating into LLNWNQWPRRTPRKSIEEQTAQFLRARGVSEEDIAIAFEPEERGDPYFNARPRPSARARTDSPDIAPVEVEMLTPEARKRFQLFADPFVNDVTGPEDVFLAADQRYIREAMYHTARHGGFLAVIGESGSGKSTLRRDLIERVKNEDIVVIQPRVIDKRALTAGMICDAIICDVSKETPRMRLEAKARQVERLLTGSAQAGASHVLIIEEAHDLTVPALKHLKRFWELEHGFKKLLAIILIGQPELRGLLDERQNYAAREVIRRCEIAQLEPLDGNLEDYLALKFRRVGKQLDEIFAKDAYDAIRARLTDRRRGPGGVDHVLSQLYPLVVNRLVTRALNEAAEIGAPRIDRALIEAL; encoded by the coding sequence CCTCCTCAACTGGAACCAGTGGCCGCGACGCACGCCGCGCAAATCCATCGAAGAACAGACCGCCCAGTTTCTTCGCGCGCGCGGCGTGAGCGAGGAGGACATCGCGATCGCCTTCGAGCCGGAAGAACGCGGCGATCCGTATTTCAACGCCAGACCCCGTCCGTCTGCGCGCGCCCGCACAGACAGTCCAGATATCGCTCCCGTGGAGGTCGAAATGCTCACACCCGAGGCGCGCAAGCGCTTTCAGCTGTTCGCAGACCCGTTCGTCAACGACGTCACCGGCCCGGAGGACGTGTTCCTCGCGGCCGATCAGCGCTACATCCGCGAGGCGATGTACCACACCGCGAGGCACGGCGGATTCCTCGCCGTGATCGGCGAGTCCGGCAGCGGCAAGAGCACGCTGCGGCGCGACCTGATCGAGCGCGTGAAGAACGAGGACATCGTCGTCATCCAGCCGCGGGTGATCGACAAGCGCGCGCTCACCGCCGGAATGATCTGCGATGCCATCATATGCGATGTCTCCAAGGAGACGCCGCGCATGCGGCTCGAAGCCAAGGCGCGCCAGGTGGAGCGGCTGCTCACGGGCTCCGCACAGGCTGGCGCCTCGCATGTGCTCATCATCGAGGAGGCGCACGACTTGACCGTGCCGGCGCTGAAGCACCTAAAGCGCTTCTGGGAGCTAGAGCACGGTTTCAAGAAACTCTTGGCGATCATCCTGATAGGTCAACCGGAGCTCAGAGGCCTGCTCGACGAGCGCCAGAACTACGCCGCGCGCGAGGTGATCCGGCGATGCGAAATCGCGCAGCTCGAGCCCCTCGACGGCAACCTCGAAGACTATCTCGCGCTGAAGTTCCGGCGCGTGGGGAAGCAGCTCGACGAGATCTTCGCCAAGGATGCCTATGACGCCATCCGGGCGCGGCTCACCGATCGCCGGCGCGGCCCCGGGGGCGTGGATCACGTCCTCTCGCAACTGTATCCGCTGGTCGTCAATCGGCTCGTCACGCGCGCGCTCAATGAGGCCGCAGAGATCGGCGCGCCCAGGATCGACCGTGCTCTGATTGAGGCGCTGTAG